A region of the Bacillus sp. NP247 genome:
TCTTTTTGTGAATGCTTTGCCGATTTAACCGTTACTTTAATGTCCGTTCCATCAGCTCTTACAAGAGCATCCTTATATCCACCTTGAGATTTAATCACTGTCTCAAGTAATTGTTGCTTCGTTTCCATTGTAGTGATTGCATCAAGATTATCTTTCGCTTTACTCTTTTCTTCTGCTGAAGATTTTGATGACTTCATTACATTTTGTAATTTTTCTTTATCTGCACTACGCTGATCTTCCATTTGCATACGTAAAGCTGTGAAATTCTCATCGCTTGATTGAACTGATACGTTAGCGTCCTTTTTACTTGTCTCTTTTTTATCATTCTCTTTTTTGTCTGTTTCTTTATTTGTAGTTTCCTTACTTGTACTTTCTTTTGTTGCCTCTTTATTTGTAGTTTCTTTCGTTGTTTCTTTTGTTACTGCTTTATCAGCACCTTGCTTTTCTTGTCCCATCTTTTCACCCGCTGTTGGTGCTGCAGTATTTTTATTCTCAGGAGTTGTTACGTAATAAACAGATAGTACAACCACCAAACTTAACATCGTTAATAGCCAAACCGTTTGTTTTTTCAACACTTTATTTCCTCCCTATCAATTTTTCGGTGATACTGAAACCCGATGAGCTGGTACATCTAATAATCGCGTCACAGCTTCTTTTACCATTGCTTTTATTTGTATATTATCCACTCCCTTTGCTACGACCAGAACACCTCGTACTTTCGGTTTCTCTGTTCGCAAAACAATTGGAGTTTCTTTATCACCTTCACGTATAATGACTGTCTTTTCATCAAGAGACTCGTCTTCTACTTCCCTTTTACCTCCTGCTTTATCAGTTTCACCTGTCGTTTGTGAACGTTTTACTGTATTTTTCTCGAGTATTTTTTCTTCAGATGAATCTAAGTTCACTTTAATAGTTACATCTTTTACTCCGGCTATCTCTTCTAAAGAAGCTTTCAATTCTTGTTCATACGCTTTTTCGTATTTTTCTACATTTGACATATTATCATTGTTTTTTTGACCGAAAGTTGGTACATCTTTATCTTGGCTTTGACTTGTCTTTTCTTTAAACACAGGCACTTCTTCTTTTTTAGGTGATAAGTAATTACTAGAAAACATAAGCGCAATCCCAAGTATGAGTAGGACAAGCAAAAACTTAGGTGTTACCTTTTTCCCCTTCTCATTACTTTCTTTTCCATCCCCATTTAATAGGTTTCGAAAAAATGAGAACCTCGAATTTTTATCTTTATTGTCCATTTACGCTACCTGTCCTCCCTTCCATCTGAACTTGGATTTGTTTATCCTCTAGTTGCCACCTGCTTGAAAAGAAATCTTTCATTTCTACATTCGTTTCTTCTATTTTTTTTGGAGGTTCTTTCATATTAATTTCAATTGGCTTTACTGTTTCGATTGCATCATTTTTACTACGTTCTTTTTCTTTCAACGTCACAACAACAGATTGAATATCTTTCGCTGACTTTACTTCTTCTGCATGTTCCACTGCGACTATTTGTATTTCAGAGACTGTCATACCATACTTTTTCTCAAACTCTTTTCCTACGTCTTTTTTCATTTTGGTAGCCATCTCTTCTAAACTATATGCACGTGTTAGAGCTTGTATTTCTTTTTTCTTCGAATCTATCGAATTTTTTACAGATCCATCTGCTACGTACTTTTCTTCATTGAAATTTGCGATAACTTCATTTACATCTGTTTGTAACAACTTAAATAGAGGCGTTAAAATTAGTACGACTAACAATAGACTTACAACGAATTTAACGTACTTTTGCAAATTTGAATTTGGAAGAATAAGATGAAGCATTGTCGCTAAGAGTAAAAAAACGATAATATTTCTAATCCACTCTGTAACAAATTGCACACTCTTCACCTCCTACCGCATCATGAGAGTAATGTTCCCGGCAGCAATAATAATTGTGATACTTAAAAAGAACATAAATGATAC
Encoded here:
- the spoIIIAG gene encoding stage III sporulation protein AG — encoded protein: MDNKDKNSRFSFFRNLLNGDGKESNEKGKKVTPKFLLVLLILGIALMFSSNYLSPKKEEVPVFKEKTSQSQDKDVPTFGQKNNDNMSNVEKYEKAYEQELKASLEEIAGVKDVTIKVNLDSSEEKILEKNTVKRSQTTGETDKAGGKREVEDESLDEKTVIIREGDKETPIVLRTEKPKVRGVLVVAKGVDNIQIKAMVKEAVTRLLDVPAHRVSVSPKN
- the spoIIIAF gene encoding stage III sporulation protein AF, coding for MQFVTEWIRNIIVFLLLATMLHLILPNSNLQKYVKFVVSLLLVVLILTPLFKLLQTDVNEVIANFNEEKYVADGSVKNSIDSKKKEIQALTRAYSLEEMATKMKKDVGKEFEKKYGMTVSEIQIVAVEHAEEVKSAKDIQSVVVTLKEKERSKNDAIETVKPIEINMKEPPKKIEETNVEMKDFFSSRWQLEDKQIQVQMEGRTGSVNGQ
- a CDS encoding SpoIIIAH-like family protein; this translates as MLKKQTVWLLTMLSLVVVLSVYYVTTPENKNTAAPTAGEKMGQEKQGADKAVTKETTKETTNKEATKESTSKETTNKETDKKENDKKETSKKDANVSVQSSDENFTALRMQMEDQRSADKEKLQNVMKSSKSSAEEKSKAKDNLDAITTMETKQQLLETVIKSQGGYKDALVRADGTDIKVTVKSAKHSQKEANKIIQLVRSEGGSKDVGVKFDPSVK